A single Drosophila ananassae strain 14024-0371.13 chromosome 3L, ASM1763931v2, whole genome shotgun sequence DNA region contains:
- the LOC6494600 gene encoding thioredoxin, mitochondrial: MSAYRNRLLSLMKAHRRLTSAGSSRRQPIFDVETRKDFERRVINSDRPVVVDFHASWCCPCKALAPRLENIVSEQGGKVRLARVDIDEHGELAMDYNVGSVPSLVVINKGKVVNRMVGLQTSEYIRDWLKKVMSHDEN, translated from the exons ATGTCGGCTTATCGTAACCGCCTGTTGAGCTTGATGAAGGCCCACCGTAGACTGACCTCTGCGGGTTCCAGCCGCCGCCAGCCTATTTTCGATGTAGAGACCAGGAAGGATTTTGAGAGGCGCGTTATAAACAGCGATCGTCCTGTGGTGGTAGACTTTCATGCCAG CTGGTGCTGCCCGTGCAAGGCACTGGCGCCTCGGCTGGAGAACATTGTTAGTGAGCAGGGTGGCAAAGTGCGACTGGCTCGCGTGGACATCGATGAGCACGGAGAACTAGCCATGGACTACAACGTGGGCTCCGTGCCGTCTCTGGTGGTCATCAACAAGGGCAAGGTCGTCAACAGGATGGTTGGTCTACAGACAAGCGAGTATATCCGCGACTGGTTGAAGAAAGTAATGTCACATGACGAGAATTAA
- the LOC6494598 gene encoding general odorant-binding protein 56d, which produces MLTDFGGKTTVSILTASKQLPIRKMKVIIVLAAFAVMASALELTPTQKAEVKARAKACAEQEGITKQQAVALRSGNFADPDPKVKCFANCFLEKSGFIANGQIKPDVVLAKLGPIAGEQKVKEVQAKCDSLKGTDKCATSYELYKCYYNNQAQI; this is translated from the exons ATGCTCACTGACTTTGGGGGTAAGACAACAGTTTCGATTCTAACTGCTTCTAAGCAACTCCCGATCCGCAAGATGAAAGTAATCATTGTATTGGCCGCCTTTGCCGTTATGGCCTCCGCTCTG GAACTCACCCCCACCCAGAAGGCTGAAGTCAAGGCCCGTGCCAAGGCCTGTGCCGAACAGGAGGGAATCACCAAGCAACAGGCTGTGGCCCTGCGTTCTGGAAACTTTGCGGATCCTGATCCCAAGGTCAAGTGCTTCGCCAACTGTTTCCTGGAGAAGAGCGGCTTTATCGCCAACGGACAGATCAAGCCCGATGTGGTTCTGGCCAAGTTGGGTCCCATTGCCGGTGAGCAGAAGGTCAAGGAGGTTCAGGCCAAGTGCGATTCCCTCAAGGGAACCGATAAGTGCGCTACCAGCTACGAGCTGTACAAGTGCTACTACAATAACCAAGCCCagatttaa
- the LOC6496010 gene encoding general odorant-binding protein 56d — MKFLIVLSAILALTTADLNLTDEQKAVAHANGALCAQQEGITKEQALALRGGNFENADQKVKCFANCFLEKTGFLVDGQVQPDKVLAKLGPIAGEDNVKAVQAKCDSIKGADKCDTAFQLYECYYKNRANV; from the exons ATGAAGTTCCTGATTGTCCTGTCCGCCATTTTGGCTCTCACCACAGCC GACCTAAACCTCACCGATGAGCAGAAGGCCGTTGCCCATGCCAATGGAGCCCTCTGCGCCCAGCAGGAAGGCATCACCAAGGAGCAGGCCTTGGCCCTCCGGGGTGGCAACTTCGAGAACGCTGATCAAAAGGTCAAGTGCTTCGCCAACTGCTTCCTGGAGAAGACCGGCTTTTTAGTTGATGGTCAGGTCCAACCGGACAAGGTTCTGGCCAAGTTGGGACCCATCGCCGGCGAGGATAATGTGAAGGCTGTCCAGGCCAAGTGCGATTCCATCAAGGGAGCCGACAAGTGCGACACTGCCTTCCAGCTCTACGAGTGTTATTACAAGAACCGCGCCAATGTCTAA